CGGCCTGGAAGCTTTCCAGCGCGGCCTGGGTGGTGCCGTTGGGTGAGGTCACGCGCTGGCGCAGCGTGGCGGCGGTCTCGCCGCTCTCCACGAGCATGCGCCCGGCACCCATGGCGGTCTGCGCGGCCAGGGCGCGAGCCGTCTCACGCGACATGCCCTGGGCGAAAGCGGCATTCTCCAGGGCTTCGGCCATCAGGAAGAAATAGGCCGGCCCCGAGCCGGACACCGCCGTGACGATGTCGATCTGGTCTTCGTCGGGCACCCACACGGTGAGGCCGGCGGCATCGAGCACGTGCTGGGCTTCGGCACGCTGCGGCGCGCTGACCCGGGCGTTGGCGTAGAGCCCGGTGGCGCCCGCGCCGAACATGGCCGGGGTATTGGGCATGCACCGCACCACCGGCAGGGCGGCGTCGAACCAGCGCTCGATCTGGGCGATGCGGATGCCCGCCGCGATGGAGATGACCATGGGCCGGTATTTCTGCACCGCCGGGCGCAGGCCCTGGCAGACCTTGGCCAGCATCTGCGGCTTGACGGCCAGCACGAGGATGCCCGCGCCCTCGGCGGCGTCGAGGTTTTCGGTGTAGGTGGCCACCCCGTACTCACGGGAGAGCTCCTGGAGGGCTTCGGCGCGGGGTTCGGCCACGGCGATGCCGCCCGGCTGGGCGCCGTGGCGGATCATCCCGGCGATGAGGGCCGTGGCCATGTTGCCGCCGCCGATGAAGGCGATCCGATTCATGTGGGTTTTCCGCTCCGTTCGCGACGCTTTTCACAGACCCCCGAAGCATATATGGCTTGCGCCTTGCCGCCGACCCCCGGGCATGCTTACCTATGGCCCTTACGAACAGGGGACACCGATGGACATCGCCGAACTCCTTGCCTTCTCCGTGAAGAACAAGGCCTCCGACCTGCACCTTTCCGCGGGTCTTCCGCCGATGATCCGCGTGGACGGCGACGTGCGCCGCATCAACATCCCCGCGCTGGAGCACAAGCAGGTCCATGCGCTGATCTACGACATCATGTCGGACAAGCAGCGTCGCGACTACGAGGAGTTCCTCGAGGTCGACTTCTCCTTCGAGATCCCCGGCCTGGCCCGCTTCCGCGTCAACGCCTTCAACCACAACCGCGGCGCGGGCGGCGTGTTCCGTACCATTCCGTCCGAGGTGCTCACCCTGGAAGACCTGGGCGCCCCGCGCATCTTCCGCGAACTGATCGAGCAGCCGCAGGGCCTGATCCTGGTCACGGGACCCACCGGTTCGGGCAAGTCGACCACGCTGGCGGCGATGGTCGACCACATCAACAAGAACGAATACGGTCACATGCTGACCGTGGAAGACCCCATCGAATTCGTGCATACCTCGCAGAAGTGCCTGGTGAACCAGCGCGAGGTGCATCGCGACACCCATGGCTTCAACGAGGCGCTGCGTTCGGCGTTGCGCGAAGATCCCGACTACATCCTCGTGGGCGAGTTGCGCGACCTGGAAACCATCCGCCTGGCGCTCACCGCCGCGGAAACCGGCCACCTGGTGTTCGGCACGCTGCACACCTCGTCGGCGGCCAAGACCATCGACCGCATCATCGACGTGTTCCCCGCGGGCGAGAAGCCCATGGTCCGCTCCATGCTCTCCGAGTCGTTGCGCGCGGTGATCTCGCAGTCGCTTTTGAAGAAGGTGGGCGGCGGGCGCATCGCGGCGCACGAGATCATGGTGGGCATCCCGGCCATTCGTAACCTCATCCGCGAAGACAAGGTGGCGCAGATGTACTCGGCCATCCAGACCGGCCAGCAGTACGGCATGCAGACGCTCGACCAGAACCTGCTCGACCTGGTCAAGCGTGGCCTCATCACGCGCCAGGAAGGCGCGATGTACGCCAAGAACAAGGAAGGTTTCCGGTAGTCGG
This window of the Luteibacter aegosomatis genome carries:
- the proC gene encoding pyrroline-5-carboxylate reductase — protein: MNRIAFIGGGNMATALIAGMIRHGAQPGGIAVAEPRAEALQELSREYGVATYTENLDAAEGAGILVLAVKPQMLAKVCQGLRPAVQKYRPMVISIAAGIRIAQIERWFDAALPVVRCMPNTPAMFGAGATGLYANARVSAPQRAEAQHVLDAAGLTVWVPDEDQIDIVTAVSGSGPAYFFLMAEALENAAFAQGMSRETARALAAQTAMGAGRMLVESGETAATLRQRVTSPNGTTQAALESFQADHFPAIVARAVDAARRRGAELSEQMESHS
- a CDS encoding type IV pilus twitching motility protein PilT; translated protein: MDIAELLAFSVKNKASDLHLSAGLPPMIRVDGDVRRINIPALEHKQVHALIYDIMSDKQRRDYEEFLEVDFSFEIPGLARFRVNAFNHNRGAGGVFRTIPSEVLTLEDLGAPRIFRELIEQPQGLILVTGPTGSGKSTTLAAMVDHINKNEYGHMLTVEDPIEFVHTSQKCLVNQREVHRDTHGFNEALRSALREDPDYILVGELRDLETIRLALTAAETGHLVFGTLHTSSAAKTIDRIIDVFPAGEKPMVRSMLSESLRAVISQSLLKKVGGGRIAAHEIMVGIPAIRNLIREDKVAQMYSAIQTGQQYGMQTLDQNLLDLVKRGLITRQEGAMYAKNKEGFR